One genomic window of Augochlora pura isolate Apur16 chromosome 5, APUR_v2.2.1, whole genome shotgun sequence includes the following:
- the LOC144470002 gene encoding uncharacterized protein LOC144470002, producing MPELKYTIWNNSVPSSTQRIHVSPEPPTGLHQTSTSVTVPPSSSPTSPSTASKLSASVTNELTTSVSSESRKDSMPKVTLKLRENETIPQRYMKAGIASYKKGNITTSVLANGLSLEGLIFKTPKGTIKPWPQKWFFTDPAADFQWKRLIQVVPVTIYVVLAGVAAFASGSIVLMFYMQRKTTRRQRQNVEEPEAGGQEEDKSTLLGAESQEIEEKE from the exons ATGCCAGAATTGAAGTATACAATATGGAACA ATTCTGTGCCGAGCAGCACGCAACGAATCCACGTTTCCCCCGAGCCACCGACGGGTCTCCACCAGACGTCAACGTCCGTTACCGTTCCCCCGAGCTCATCGCCGACGTCTCCTTCGACCGCTTCCAAATTATCGGCGAGCGTTACGAACGAGCTCACCACGTCGGTCTCGAGCGAGTCGCGGAAAGACTCGATGCCGAAGGTGACGCTGAAGCTCAGGGAGAACGAGACAATACCGCAGAGGTACATGAAGGCCGGCATAGCCTCGTACAAGAAGGGGAACATCACTACGAGCGTCCTGGCGAACGGCCTAAGTCTCGAGGGATTAATCTTCAAGACACCGAAGGGAACGATAAAACCTTGGCCGCAGAAGTGGTTTTTCACCGATCCCGCCGCCGATTTCCAATGGAAG AGGCTGATCCAAGTAGTACCTGTAACGATTTACGTAGTCCTGGCAGGGGTGGCAGCCTTCGCCAGCGGTAGCATCGTCCTGATGTTCTACATGCAACGGAAAACAACCAGGCGCCAGCGTCAGAACGTGGAGGAACCGGAAGCCGGCGGCCAGGAGGAAGACAAATCGACCTTGCTGGGCGCCGAGAGCCAAGAGATCGAGGAGAAAGAGTAA